ATCCTGTGTTATCCAGATTGGCGGTGGTGCCTTTTTCGATGGTGAACTCCGAGGCGGAACTCAAGGTTAAAGTGCCAAAGCTCGTGCTTGAAGAGCCGAGAGCAGATACATTTGTGCCCATTAAGGTTGCTGCATCAGCGCCAGTCACGGAAATTGCGGAACCATTGGAAGCTGTCAATTTAAGCTCACCATTTCCATCATCACTTGCTGTGACGCCTGTCTGAGTTGAATATTGATTAATGATATCCACTACATCACCAATGTCAGTGGGGTCAGCGACGCTTTTTATATTTACACCGTTTATTGAGACATCAAAAGCGGCATCGTATGCACCACCTGTGCTTGTTATAGCAGTACTGCTGGCTGTTGACTTAATCCCGGTATTGGCACTGTTCAATCCATTACCAAACTGAATATTGATGTTTCGACCATCCGCAGCCACCAGCTTGATGCCGTTCTCCATACTATTGGTATCTACAGCCGTGACTCCGGTTTGTTCAGAGATCGCATTGATGGCCGCAATTACTGCCGAACGGTTACTGGCTGCCACATTTGCGTCGGTTCCGACAGCTGCCACTCCAATATTTGAGGTCTCCACACCATTGATGGTGATTGTACCCGTTCCTGCGGCAGCACCGGTCATATTAGCCCCATCGACTGAAGTGGCATTGGTCACGGCTGTAACACCCGTTTGACCGGAGACCGCATTAATGGCAGCCGCTTTGGAAATCGCGCTCGCAGCACTCAGTTTGGATGCATCCGATGCTGAAACTGCACTGGAATAGCGTGAGTAAGTGTCTGAACTCGCCTGGGAAGCTCCCACTAAGACACCGTTGATTTTCACATCCCCCGTTCCCATAGCCAATCCATTATTGGAGGTGGTTGACGTGTAGGCTGTCTGCGAACTGTACGTACCGGCTACAAGCCCTGCGTTGGCAACATTGGCATTGGCCCCTGCTCCGGCAGTGATGACAATCTCTTTGTCTGAAGTCAGAGTATAACTGCCATAATCGGTACCAGCATCGGTCTGGACAGTAGTCTTTCCACCGCCAGTGGTAATATCAATGCCTGTAGTGCCTTCATCAAAGATGCTGCCGGCATCACCATCGGTATCAATATCGGACAAAGAGACCCTGATTTCGCGACCGTCTGCAGCGACCAACTTCACACCACTGGAATCATCTCCACCATCTACCGCCGTGACACCTGTTTGGGAAGAAATCGCATTGATAGCTTCGATGACACTTTTTCGGCTCGTGGCGGCATCCGTATTCTGGGCCAAGGTCACAATAGCTGTATCAACACCGTTTACGGTGATAACCCCTTTGATATCACCCACGGAATAATCAGCGCCACTCATATCAGCCCCATCGCGCTCATTCGAAGTCAATCCACGGATACCTGTCGTGCTGGCGTCGAATCTTCCATCAGTCTGATCAAATTTGATCGTAATGTTGCGCCCATCCGCTGCCGTAAGGGTCACGCCGGTTTCATCCTGTCCTGTATCGGCAGCTGTCACCCCTGTCTGTCCAGAAACCATGTTGATCGCCTGGACAACGGCGGCCCGACTTGCAGCAGTGTCAGAGGTCGTGGTAATATTCACCTCCACACCGTTTATGGTAATCTTGCCTTTGCCTTCAGCCCCTACCATTGAAGCACCTTCTACCACATTCACATCAGCCTTGGCAGTAACCCCAGTTTGAGTAGAACTGGCGTTGATGGCCGCCGCTTTAGCTATAGCGCTGGAAGCCTTGCTGGAGGAAGGGTAAGAAGCTGTATCATCTGCTGCAGAAGAACTTCGGATGGTTACACCGTTGATAATCAAATCACCTTCACTAATGGCGGAGCTGCTGCCTCTTGCCGTAAGAGCTGCAGTGTTGCTCACTCCCAGCTTGTCCGTCCTGGTGGAATCCACGGTGACACTAAGAGTCTGGCCGGCATTGGCACCGATCTGGAAATTCTGGGCTTTGAAACTGCCGTCCAGCAGCTTGGTACCGTTGAATTCCGTCTGGGTGGCGATGCGCTCAATTTCGTCCAGGAGTTGCGAGGCTTCATCCTGGAGAGCAGCGCGGTCATCGGCGCTGTTGGATGCATTGGCAGACTGGACGGCCAATTCACGCAGCCGCTGAAGGTTGGTGGTAACCTCACTGAGCGCGCCTTCCGCCGTCTGAGCCAGGGAGATGCCGTCGTTGGCGTTGCGAACGGCCTGATCCAGACCGCGAACCTGAGCGTTCATGCGGTTGGAGATGGCGAGGCCGGCTGCATCGTCTTTAGCACTGTTGATGCGAAGACCCGAGGAAAGCCGTGCCAGTGATTTTTGAAGAGCGCTCTGCGTCTTGTTGACATTGCGCTGTGCGGTTAGAGAAGAAACGTTGGTATTAACGGTAAGTGCCATGATAAATCCTCCTTGAAAGGTCCCTTATGGACTTCCTTGTCCATAAACCGGGTAAAAACTAATAAATGATATCAATAATTGGATCGACGATTCTTAGATGCTGCGCCCTGTTTCATCCCCTTTGCCTCTCTCTGCCTTTCCATCACCTCCTTTTCGTCATGCGAGTGCATTCTCATTCATCCACTTGGTCATTCCATCGGCAAGGCTTTTGACAGACTTGAGAAAAATGTAGATAAAAAACTCAAGAGCAAGACACATACCAGGTGATGTCCAGGGAGTATCACACACAGACTCAGGGGCTGGAGGTTGACGAAACACGGGCTTCCGGGAATGTCGGCCGAGGTGGGGGTAAAGCGAAAGGTCGGCAATGAGGGGGATAAAAACAGGAAAAACTTTCCAGGCGGACGAGAAAAAAACTCCCTTCCACTGCATATTACAAGAACCGAGCTTTATCCCTCCCTCAGGGGGAGAAGCAGTTTGTTCAAGTACCCGGCAGAAGTTATTTAACATTCCTGGTAGTTACAGATTACGTCATTCCAGCATGCTTTTAGCCGGAATCCAGCCATACGGCACATTCTCTGGATACCGGCTTTCTCCGGTATGACAGTTTGAAAATATTAAGAAATTTCTGTTCAGGCACTTGATTCAACAGCATTGTGAACAGGGCCGAGGGGTGACGGGATTCCGAAAGGTCCTTAAACGGTTTCTTCGAAGAGCACGCCGCGCAATTCCTTCAACTTCTCACGGAATTTCAGCACATCGTCCGGAGGCAGCTGCCGGATCATTTCACCGGTTTTAGAATCTATAACCTGAACCACCACATCTCCGGTTTTTTCGTCGACTTTAAAATTCAAATCAATCTTGAGCATTCCCAGATACTCTTCGATGTCCTGAACCATCGACTCCACTTCTTCAGGATTACTCCCGGATTTGGAAGCATTTGTTCCAAAAAATTTGTGTTGAGTCTTCTGATCTTCCGTTCCCAGTTTTTTGGTAGATCCCCCCTGGGCTTTGGCGACGGGGGGGATGGTCCGTTCTTCGTTAAGTCTTTCTCCCCGGCTGCCCCAGGCTCCCACGGCAACTACGTTCCCAATGTTTTTTGCATCTATTTCCATCGGACTTCTCCTTACATACAAATAAAGGCTGCATCCCTCCAAAATACTCCTCACCAGTATCGGCATCACCATTGGGAAGCATTAGACTTTTTCTCTTGAATTCAAAAAGTCGGTGCCCAACCATTGGTATTCTGCCTGGTTTGGGCACGTGCTTGCCGCCTTTGCAAATCTTGCCGCTTTTTTTTTGAAATGACAGAAAGGGAGATCTCCGACAAACCGCCAGGGAGGGAAAGAATAGAGTGATCTCTTTTAGAACGATGGTTGGATTGGTGGGTCCCCAGATGATTCCCTGCGCCGTTCCCCGCGCCAGAGATCAGACAGGTTGATTTCAATCTCGGTAAAAGGCTCCGCCCGCACTTTGGCGTCTTCCACATAAAGACCGGCAACCATCCAGTTGCCGTGCTCTAGCCGAAACACGTCGAGAGTCTCGGCTACGGGGTCGATAAGCCAGAAATATGGAACTCCACGCCGGGCATAGATAGGCATCTTTTCCATCTTGTCCCTTTTGAGAGTACTGGGTGAAAGCACTTCACAGATCCAATCCGGCACAACCGAGATCCAGTTGTGGGGTTCTTCGTCAGGAAACCTCTCTTCTTTCCACCCGGCCAGATCCGGAACCAAAATATGTTCCCCCAGCCCGATTTCAGGTTCCATCAGGATAATCCACCCGCCGGGTCCGCCACGCCCAAACTGGTATGGTGGTATTACTTCACCACCCAAAGCTGTCGCAGTGTAAATGTGTTTCCTCGACGGCCTGGGAGTGACAACCAATTCCCTGTTGATGATCTCTCCAGTCATGTTTTCCGGGATACTGAAAAGATCTTCGTAGGCGGCTTTTCGCTTTACCGGTTCCGACATTGTTTCGCCTCCTCAAGAAGGCCGGATCTCATCCGAAGCGTGGTATAGTTCAATAGCATTGCCCTCAAGGGGTTCCTCACGAGCTCGCCTGCAGGTCTTACTCCTTCGTCGATTCCTCGAGCGGCCGTCTGAAACGTGTTTCGAGCCATAGATCACTGAGATTGATTTCGATATCGATAAACGGCTCTGTCCTTACTTTGTCGTTTTCCATATAGACGCCTGCCAGCACCCAGTCGCCGTCTTGCAGGCGAAAGGCGTCGAGGGTTTTAGCTATCGGATCGATAAACCAGAGATATGAAACTCCATGCCGTGCATAGATCGGTGTCTTTTCAACCTTATCTCTTCTGAGAGTGCTGGGTGAGAGCACTTCGCAGATCCAGTCCGGAGGAACCGATATCCAGTTGTGAGGCTCTTCTTTCGGGTATCTTTCCCGCCTCCAGCCGGCCAGATCCGGGACCAGGATGTCCTCTCCGAACCCGATTTCCGGCTCAATGAGAATAATCCATCCTCCTGGTCCTCCTTCTCCAAACTGATAGGAGGGGCCCAACCTGTATCCCAGGGAAGAGGTTGTTTCAACATGATTTCTAGATGGCCTGGGAGTAACGACCAATTCCCCGTTGATGATCTCTCCGGTCATGTTTTCCGGAATACTGAAAAGATCTTCGTAGGTAGCTTTTCGCTTTGCCGGTTCCGACATTGCTCATTCTCCTTCTGCAGGGCATGCCGGTGATGCATCAAGGCGCAAAATGCGAACGTTCCATCTCCGCCATCATTTCCACGTACTTGGGACCGTAGATGAAAAGCAGGTTTTCCGGACGTTCGGCGATCCAGTCGCTCAAGGCTGCAAGTTCCCTGGATCGATTGATGAATGCCGGCTCTTTGGTACAGTTCATAGACGGTTCTCTCCTCTCATGATCGAATCGGACGAGGCATCTCCTGTGAATAGACCTCTGCCTGGTGCACCTCGATCATGGTTTATTTGTATTTCACGGGATAAACGAAGACAAGGACAATATTTGAAATATAAACAGCTGGAACGGGGGGCCTTCAGAAAATAAAGAGTCAAGAATTTACTATTCTCTGCCGATAGAAAAAAGTGTGCGGATAACGGGTGTTATGGATACTTGCAAACGGCTGAGATCCGAACCTCTTCCGGTCTGGTAGGAGTGGCTTCGATTCTCATGCGTGCGGAGTATATTCGATGACCGAAGGGATCCTAGAATCATCATGGATAGAGCAGACATAACGAAGGCTAAATTCCAAAACTTGTGGCACAGGTTTCATTTCCAGGCTTCGCGCGGTTGGCGGCAGTCATCTTTGCCTGCTTTTTTTATCCTGGTCCTGGTCACCCTCAACGGCTGCATTTCCCTGGTCAATGTCGATTCCCCGGGGACCATCACCGTCTCTCCCATGGATGTCCATGTGGAATCGGACCCATTCAGGAATCCCGTGAAAAAACTCGGCATCACCCAGTTTTCCGAACCCTCTTACCTGCCGGGAGCGGGTCGGGAAGTCGCCGCGATTTTCCAGCAGGAATTCCTCAAGAAATCGGTTTTCCGGCAAACCGTGCTCATCTCTCGAGTGGTGAAAAGCAGGGAGGAAGCCATTTATTGGGGATGGAAGGAAAACTGTGATCTGGTGATGTTTGCAGACATACCTTACGTCTTCGATGGTTCGGGAAATCAGGCGACGCAGCTGAAGCTCGATGTGGAAATATGGGATGTGCGTTCAGGAAGGCAGCTCTGGTATTTTCAGCAGAACGCCTGTTCCCTGCCGGGGCCCGATGTCGATTTTTACTGGACAACGGTTGCAGGAGAGCCCGCCGCGCGCTATAAAGTGCTGGCGAGGCAGTTGGGCGGACAGGCGGCGGAAGTCTTGACTCCACCGGACAATTCCACGGGTTGGCGCAATTGGTGCTTTTAGATTTTGTCACATGGCAAAGAGACGTTTTCAAGGTATCACGGAACCGTTCGTTACGGTTCCGATGGGTCTAAGGTGTTTGAAATGAGAAGATGATCCGTGACCAAAAATAAAGTCGGGGGGAATGTTGGAATCACCTATCAGGATACTCATTGCCGATGACGATGATTTATGCCGTGAAATACTCCGCGATGCCATACAGGGCGAGGACGTTTTCGTAAAGATCGCAGCCGATGGCGTGGATGCCCTGGAGATGCTCGGAAGTTCTCCCTTCGATATCCTGATCACGGACCTCAACATGCCCCGCATGGACGGACTCACCCTTCTGGGGCATGCGCGAGAACTCCATCCCCACATTCTTTCCATCATCATCACAGGCTTCGGCAGCCTAGAATCAGCCATCGAAGCCATCAGGCGAGGGGCATACGATTACGTTCAAAAGCCTTTCAAGCTGGAAGAAATTTCTGTCGCCATAAGAAACGCCAAAGAAAAGATCACTATTCTAAGAGAGAAAACGCAACTTTTGAAGGAGCTTGAAGAGGCTCATCGAAAGCTCCAATATTATGCCTCTTCACCGTGTGGAGAAAGTGATTCCCCCAATGACACGGTAGAACCAGGGGAAGGCAAAGGAACGTTCTATCTCTTTCCCCGTCACATCTTGCCCCTCTCCTTTCTACAAATTCCTCAAACGGATTCCTCGCGCATATTGACCGAACTCGAACGGCTCAAGAAGTTGAAACAGGACCGAATCATCAATGAAAATGAATTCGAACGTCTCAAAAAGCGAATCATGGATAGAACGGGACCGGGCGCTTCATGAAAATTCTCATCGTTGAAGACGATATACTGCTTGGCGACATGCTGAAAGAATCTCTCCAACATTTGGAGCATGAAAGAGTGGAGGTTTCAACCACCGGTAGAAATGCTCTGAAATGCATTGAAGAAGAACTCTTCGATTGCGTGTTTGTGGACCTCAACCTTCCCGATATCTTTGGAGTGGACCTGCTCAATGAGATCAAACGTCAAGATCCAGCACTCCCGGTGATCATGATGAGCGGCCATCCTACCATGGACTACGCCATGGATGCCATGCGCAAGGGCGCGTCCGATTTCCTCACCAAACCCTTTACGCTCCAAAACCTGGTTTTGACCCTTGAACGGGTCACCAAGGAAAAGAAGCTCCTCATGGAGAACCTCCGCCTGAAGTGGGAAAGCCAGACACGCAGGCAACTGGAGGCCGTGAACCAGCAGCTCCAGGAAAGAATCCAGGAACAAACGAGGCTTTTCGAAATTGCCAGGGACCTCGACGAGATACATTCCGATGGCGACCTCTATGGAAGAGTCGCTCAAATCTCTTCCGACATTACCCGTTCCCCCAATGTCGCAGTCTTCCTGCTTCCCCCTGAAAAGGACAAACTTGTACTTCTCGCCGGCCACGGCATGGACGGATTATCCGGCAAGGATTGCATCTTTTCCGCCAATCGTTTGCAACTCAAAGAGCTGGCTTTTGAAGAAGCCTACCCCGCGGCTTGTCCGTCACACGAATTGATAGGTTCGCCCCATCTCCAAAAGTACAACCTGGAGGACGCAACACTTTCCTGCTGGCCTCTGAAAATACGGGGAGAGTTGTTCGGTTTCCTCATGACGTTTCGCGACAGGTCTTCTGCGGCACTTTCCGCTTCACAGCTAAAACTCATGGATTTCCTTACCAGGAAGACGTCCTTGGCCATGGAAAACCTGGCACTTTATGAAAACCTGATCAGCAACTTTTACGGAATCCTCAGATCCCTCGTGAATGCTTTGGAGGCCAAGGATCCCTATACGGGAAAACACTCTGAAAGAGTCACCCTCTACGCCGAGCGTATTGCGCTATCCATGGGCAGCTCTCCGGCATCTATCGAATCTTTGCGCACAGCCGGGTACCTTCACGACATCGGCAAGATGGGTATAGCAGACAAAATCCTCAATAAACCATCGGCCCTGACCCACGAAGAATTTGAGCTTATCAAAAAACACCCAGTGATCGGTGAAACCATTGTTGCGGATCTGGGGCTGAGCCCGGAGGAGCGATCCATCATTCTCCATCATCATGAGCGATGGGACGGCAGGGGCTATCCTCACGGTCTGCGGGGGGAAGAAATTCCACAACCGGCCAGAATCGTAGCGGTAGCCGATGCTTTCGATGCCATGACTTCAAAGAGAGCTTATCGAAAAGCGCTTTCCGCAAAGGAGGCCCTCAAGGAAATAATCGACAACCGGGGCACACAGTTTGCTCCCGACGTCGTGGATGCCTTCAGAGAGATTATGCAGAGGAAACAAAAGGAATGAGCAGAATCATGAAAAAACAAGTGACCTGGAACGGATTGGAAACACTTCCTGAAGAATACCTCGAATTGCTCTTTGAGAAAGACCGGCAAGGCCAATGGGGACAGTGGGTTCATGGGCTCATCCACAATATCAACGGCCCCCTGTAGAATATTTCCATGCTGCTCGAAATGCTGATTCAGGAGCATACACGCCTGGCGCAAATGCCTCAAACCTCTGAATGGCAGAATGACGAAGACCGGCAGACATTGACCGACAAGCAGTCCCGCAGATTGAACCAATTGAATCAGCAGGTCGGAATCCTGGGAGAGATGCTGCGGGACTTCATGCTGCTGCACCAAATAGAACAAAGCGAATCCGAAGTGGACCTCAGGTTGGTAGTCAATAAATTGGCTTGCGTGTTCCGTGCCGATCCCTTTTTTAAACATCAGGTCAAGCTCGACCTCCAATTGACCGAAAACCTCCCTCTCGTTCGAATTTTCGGACGCCACCTGGTTCCCTCCCTGGTTCACTTGATCGATAACGCTCTCATTTCCATGCGGCAAGCCCCTCAAAAACAACTCACCATCAGAGGCTACGTTGAGGATCAGTGGATTTGTCTTCTTTTCAAGGATTCGGGATGCGGGGTCGATCCCGACTGCAAGAGAGAAGACCTCTTCCGACTCTTTCGCTCTCATTGGCCTGAACCCCTTCAAAAGTCAAAGAGAGATGAAGGACATTTCGGTTTTGGGTTATATGCCGTTCAGCATCTGCTCGGTCCATACGGCGTTAAAACGTCTTTGAAACGTGATGGTGATGGAACCGCCGTCACCCTGAGGATTCCGCCGTCCTCCTGAACCCAACCGGTTCATATCCTCATGACTGCCTATACGTTATTGGGAAAGTTTTGCCCCGGTCGCAGCAACTTATTCCCTTCCTGATCAACGGCAGTTGTTCGACCCAAAATTCTGTAAAATGTAATCATTTGAAATCAAAAGAATAAAGTGGAGTTAGAATCAGTGGATTGCCTTGGCAGGCTCCTTGCTTGATACATGACCACATATGGCTATCCGGAAACTTCCTGGTACTTTGGCCCCCCTTCAATTCTCCCTTTCGAGGGGGGATCAAAGGGGGATGTCGCAAAGTCCACAGGGGGAGTGGATAGGCTTTTATTTGCGTGGAGCTGCATTTTGAAGGCATAATTCTAAAATTGCAGGAGCAATAAAATGAAAATCGAACAGCTTCCGGGAAACCTGGATCAGGTCAGCCGGGAAAGAATCAAGGAAAAGAGTTCCGTTGACAAAAATCAACTTTTTTCCGAACTGCTGGAACAAGAACAAACAGCCAGGAAGACCATTTCCGACGGCTTTGAATTTTATCCCCCCTCCATCAACCCTTTGAACGGCATACTCTCGGCGTCAACCATTCCGGTCCCTGCCGGCGAAGACCAGCAAACCCTGAAAGCTCTTGACAGCGTGATGAACCGGTTGGAACAGGTGGAACAGTCTTTGCGAGGCGATGCGGTCGATCCGCAGGAAGTGGGATCGGCCCTGGATAAGATCTCGCAGGAATTGCCCGGCCTGCAACAGCAGGTGAGCCAACTTCCCGGGGACCATCCCCTGAGGCAAATCGCTGAAGAAGTCAGCGTACTCTGCTACGTGGAATCCACCAAGTGGAACCGTGGAGACTACTTTTAGGGTGGGAGGCTGTTTTTCTGGTTCGCCAAATCTTGCCCCCCCTCAAGGAGAGAATTTTAAGACAGCCTCTTATAGAGAGGAGACCACGAAGCATGAAAAAAGAAATTGTTTAAAGTGAAGGGAAACATAAGCCGATTATTCGCCTGAAGCACGGTGGGTTGAAAAAGAGTACTCAACATGTGTAAGGGCGGCAGCGATGGAATTGTCACTTTCCGAAGGACTTTTTCGCAAGTTCAGTCACCTGGTGTACGAAAATTGCGGAATCAACTTGCACGACGGCAAGAAAGCCCTCCTTCAAGCAAGGCTCAATAAAAGGCTCAGAGCCAGGGGGCTCCCATCCTATGAAGCCTATTATAAATATCTCACCTGCTCCAGAGATGGGGAAGAACTGACCCACTTCCTGGACTGCATTTCCACGAATCTCACCTATTTTTTCAGAGAAGTGCAGCATTTTGATCTTCTTGAACAAGTTTTGTTGCCCAAGTTGTTGGAAGTCAAACAAAAGCAGCGTACAAACCGCATTCGCGTCTGGAGCGCGGGTTGCTCTACGGGTGAAGAACCCTACAGTGTGGCAATGTCTATCGCTTCGCATATCCCGGATCTCGACCGTTGGGACTTCCGAATTCTTGCGACAGATATTTCGACACGTGTATTGGCTATCGCCTCAAGAGGCATGTACCACCGATCCAAGATCGCCAAGGTTCCGGCGCTTTTTAGACAAAGGTACTTTCAGTCCTCCAGAAGCGATGGAGAAGGCAACGATTTTCAAATTGTGCCTGCCATACGAAATCTCATCGCTTTTAGACGGCTGAATCTCAAAGAGCCCTATCCTTTCAAGGGTCCTTTCGATTTCATTTTTTGCCGCAACGTAATGATTTATTTCGACAAGAAAACTCAGGAATCCCTGATTCAGCGCATGGCGGAGTACCTGAGTCCTGGAGGATACCTTTTTGTAGGGCATTCTGAAAGCCTGACCGGCCTGAATCACCCTCTCACTTATGTAAAACCAGCTGTCTACCGAAAATAAGAAAAATGGAATATCCGTGCGAGAGAATTGAGTCGATATGCGAAAAGTCATCGGAGTAGCGGATATGGCGGTCACCAGTCAGCAGAACGAAACTCTGATCACCTATTCCCTGGGTTCGTGCATCGCGGTGATCATTTTTGACCCTGTGGCAGGAGTGGGCGGAATGCTGCACTACATGCTTCCCGAATCCGCCATGGATCCGGAAAAGGCCAGAATCAAGCCGGCAATGTTTGCCGATACGGGAATTCCCATGTTGTTCAAGCAGAGCTATCAGTTGGGAGCGACCAAGAAAAATCTGATCGTCAGGATCGCAGGCGGATCACAAATCCTTGACGAAAAAGGTTTTTTCAACATCGGCAAGCGCAATTACCTGGCCTTGAGAAATATTCTGTGGCGGAACAACGTGCTGGTGAAACAGGAACATGTCGGCGGAAATGTCAATCGAACCGTTCGTCTCGAAATGAGTACCGGACGGGTTTTTTTGAAGATTTCAGGCCAGGGCGAAATGGAAATGTCATGAGTGTCCAGGAAGAGTCTTCTTCAGAATATTTGTGGCTGACGAACATCTTAGGAACCGGCGGATTCCAATATCCCTTTATTCACCACGGAGGCACGGAGAAGATTGTGGAATTTCCCCGTGATCTCTGTGGTGAATGGGGTTTTCAAGAGCGGCTCACTCCTTATAGAAGGTTCGCCGGGGATAGTCGCAAGCATGCACATTCGACTTAGAGCCTATCCGAAAACCTTCCTCGGCAGCGGACACCCCCCTTCAATTCTCCCGTCGAGGGGGGGGGGACCAAGGGGGGTGTCGCAAAGTCCACAAAGGGGTTCGGATAGACTTTTAGAAAGAGGCGATAATGTCCTACAATATTCTCATCGTGGATGATTCTGGGTCAATGCGAAAGATCATCAAGAAAATCCTCCTCGTTTCCGGTTTCGACCTGGGGGAATGGTGGGAAGCTGAAAACGGGCAGGCAGCATTGAAGATACTCCAGGACCATTGGGTGGATTTAGTCTTATCCGACCTGCACATGCCCG
This region of Desulforhabdus amnigena genomic DNA includes:
- a CDS encoding flagellin N-terminal helical domain-containing protein — encoded protein: MALTVNTNVSSLTAQRNVNKTQSALQKSLARLSSGLRINSAKDDAAGLAISNRMNAQVRGLDQAVRNANDGISLAQTAEGALSEVTTNLQRLRELAVQSANASNSADDRAALQDEASQLLDEIERIATQTEFNGTKLLDGSFKAQNFQIGANAGQTLSVTVDSTRTDKLGVSNTAALTARGSSSAISEGDLIINGVTIRSSSAADDTASYPSSSKASSAIAKAAAINASSTQTGVTAKADVNVVEGASMVGAEGKGKITINGVEVNITTTSDTAASRAAVVQAINMVSGQTGVTAADTGQDETGVTLTAADGRNITIKFDQTDGRFDASTTGIRGLTSNERDGADMSGADYSVGDIKGVITVNGVDTAIVTLAQNTDAATSRKSVIEAINAISSQTGVTAVDGGDDSSGVKLVAADGREIRVSLSDIDTDGDAGSIFDEGTTGIDITTGGGKTTVQTDAGTDYGSYTLTSDKEIVITAGAGANANVANAGLVAGTYSSQTAYTSTTSNNGLAMGTGDVKINGVLVGASQASSDTYSRYSSAVSASDASKLSAASAISKAAAINAVSGQTGVTAVTNATSVDGANMTGAAAGTGTITINGVETSNIGVAAVGTDANVAASNRSAVIAAINAISEQTGVTAVDTNSMENGIKLVAADGRNINIQFGNGLNSANTGIKSTASSTAITSTGGAYDAAFDVSINGVNIKSVADPTDIGDVVDIINQYSTQTGVTASDDGNGELKLTASNGSAISVTGADAATLMGTNVSALGSSSTSFGTLTLSSASEFTIEKGTTANLDNTGLAVGTYGSGKTGMALSEVDISTAEGATKAITAIDNALKQVDSNRGKLGAVQNRFEATISNLSNVSENLSAASGRIVDADFAAETASLTKYQILQQAGVAMLAQANQLPQQVLSLLQG
- a CDS encoding flagellar protein FlaG, whose product is MEIDAKNIGNVVAVGAWGSRGERLNEERTIPPVAKAQGGSTKKLGTEDQKTQHKFFGTNASKSGSNPEEVESMVQDIEEYLGMLKIDLNFKVDEKTGDVVVQVIDSKTGEMIRQLPPDDVLKFREKLKELRGVLFEETV
- a CDS encoding Uma2 family endonuclease encodes the protein MSEPVKRKAAYEDLFSIPENMTGEIINRELVVTPRPSRKHIYTATALGGEVIPPYQFGRGGPGGWIILMEPEIGLGEHILVPDLAGWKEERFPDEEPHNWISVVPDWICEVLSPSTLKRDKMEKMPIYARRGVPYFWLIDPVAETLDVFRLEHGNWMVAGLYVEDAKVRAEPFTEIEINLSDLWRGERRRESSGDPPIQPSF
- a CDS encoding Uma2 family endonuclease, encoding MSEPAKRKATYEDLFSIPENMTGEIINGELVVTPRPSRNHVETTSSLGYRLGPSYQFGEGGPGGWIILIEPEIGFGEDILVPDLAGWRRERYPKEEPHNWISVPPDWICEVLSPSTLRRDKVEKTPIYARHGVSYLWFIDPIAKTLDAFRLQDGDWVLAGVYMENDKVRTEPFIDIEINLSDLWLETRFRRPLEESTKE
- a CDS encoding response regulator, which translates into the protein MLESPIRILIADDDDLCREILRDAIQGEDVFVKIAADGVDALEMLGSSPFDILITDLNMPRMDGLTLLGHARELHPHILSIIITGFGSLESAIEAIRRGAYDYVQKPFKLEEISVAIRNAKEKITILREKTQLLKELEEAHRKLQYYASSPCGESDSPNDTVEPGEGKGTFYLFPRHILPLSFLQIPQTDSSRILTELERLKKLKQDRIINENEFERLKKRIMDRTGPGAS
- a CDS encoding HD domain-containing phosphohydrolase translates to MKILIVEDDILLGDMLKESLQHLEHERVEVSTTGRNALKCIEEELFDCVFVDLNLPDIFGVDLLNEIKRQDPALPVIMMSGHPTMDYAMDAMRKGASDFLTKPFTLQNLVLTLERVTKEKKLLMENLRLKWESQTRRQLEAVNQQLQERIQEQTRLFEIARDLDEIHSDGDLYGRVAQISSDITRSPNVAVFLLPPEKDKLVLLAGHGMDGLSGKDCIFSANRLQLKELAFEEAYPAACPSHELIGSPHLQKYNLEDATLSCWPLKIRGELFGFLMTFRDRSSAALSASQLKLMDFLTRKTSLAMENLALYENLISNFYGILRSLVNALEAKDPYTGKHSERVTLYAERIALSMGSSPASIESLRTAGYLHDIGKMGIADKILNKPSALTHEEFELIKKHPVIGETIVADLGLSPEERSIILHHHERWDGRGYPHGLRGEEIPQPARIVAVADAFDAMTSKRAYRKALSAKEALKEIIDNRGTQFAPDVVDAFREIMQRKQKE
- a CDS encoding sensor histidine kinase translates to MLLEMLIQEHTRLAQMPQTSEWQNDEDRQTLTDKQSRRLNQLNQQVGILGEMLRDFMLLHQIEQSESEVDLRLVVNKLACVFRADPFFKHQVKLDLQLTENLPLVRIFGRHLVPSLVHLIDNALISMRQAPQKQLTIRGYVEDQWICLLFKDSGCGVDPDCKREDLFRLFRSHWPEPLQKSKRDEGHFGFGLYAVQHLLGPYGVKTSLKRDGDGTAVTLRIPPSS
- a CDS encoding CheR family methyltransferase — its product is MELSLSEGLFRKFSHLVYENCGINLHDGKKALLQARLNKRLRARGLPSYEAYYKYLTCSRDGEELTHFLDCISTNLTYFFREVQHFDLLEQVLLPKLLEVKQKQRTNRIRVWSAGCSTGEEPYSVAMSIASHIPDLDRWDFRILATDISTRVLAIASRGMYHRSKIAKVPALFRQRYFQSSRSDGEGNDFQIVPAIRNLIAFRRLNLKEPYPFKGPFDFIFCRNVMIYFDKKTQESLIQRMAEYLSPGGYLFVGHSESLTGLNHPLTYVKPAVYRK
- a CDS encoding chemotaxis protein CheD; the encoded protein is MRKVIGVADMAVTSQQNETLITYSLGSCIAVIIFDPVAGVGGMLHYMLPESAMDPEKARIKPAMFADTGIPMLFKQSYQLGATKKNLIVRIAGGSQILDEKGFFNIGKRNYLALRNILWRNNVLVKQEHVGGNVNRTVRLEMSTGRVFLKISGQGEMEMS